atttttaaaataaaataaacaacaaaaaaggagaataaacaagaaaatattaagagaataaaaagctttatttctttaagaCACTACCTAAAAATTGGGTTGATAAaaggttttaatgaaaattagaaaaaagccaggaaaataagaaataaaagttttttggtttttttttttttcccttaagaaccaacttcttttatttgaaaagagcaaataaaaggaattttaaatttaaaaaaaaaaaaccttttaaaaataggtcttttttcctggaagaaaataCAGTTCCAGCGTATAGTTCTCGGGGTTTTGTCCTGGAAAAATACTAAAACTGATCATTACAattttagctaaaaaaaaagaaacaaaaccaaaaaaccaacaaaaaaccaaccaaacaaataattaaaaaaaaaaaaacaaacaaaaaaccctaccaaaaccaaaaagtaaaCTGAAATAACCAGGACAAAGtgcaccttcttttttttttttctgtagaaagtgaggaaaaaggggattttttccatgaaaagtATTGaggcatttattaaaaaaaataagattctAAAGgcttttggattaaaaaaatatttcaaaatgggttttttggtttaaaataacaaatctgCAGCTGAGAGGTTGTTAGAGAAAGTGTAAAATTAGGTAAGACAGGAATTTTTAGGCAAAAACAAGCCCAGGGACTCAGGATTTCATTTTATGTGCTAAAAAGCCTggaaataagtaaaaaaaaatccaggaaatttggggattttgcaTGGAAAACATGGGTTTTAGTTACCACAGATGGGAAGGAAGAGCCACCAGATCCCATCTTGTGCCATCTCtgtgaaaaacactgaaaatcacTAAAAACAGTTATTTTATGGGAAAAATACATGTGAACCCTGGTGTGTCTCTAGAAGTCTCCAGATTAtccaaaaatgtcttttaatatcccaaaatgccttttttcacCCCATGGAAAACTCTTGGGTCTTATTTTGTCCCCCACTgcccccaaatccatcccaaacaTTCGAAACTCTAAAAATATTGTCCAAAATTCACCAAGTTTGGATTGAAAtggtttttcttcccaaattctCCCATTTTGggtcaaaatatattttcccccCAATGCACTCCCTTTTGGTCAAAATAGAATTAAGCAGGGATTAAACATCCCTCCCCCCATCCTTCCCCACCACCTTGAGGCCACATCAGAGTCTCCATCTATATCAGATTCACTCCAAAACCAGATTAATTTTAACTAAAATCACCTAGATTCACATCAAAATGGGGTTAAAATGCTGACACAGACATCCCACCAACCCCTGCCCTTGATGCCACCTCAATACcccatttccatttcccatttcaaCCTCCTGCTAAATAGGTGGCACTCAGAGTTAAAGACCACAGTTTTCTTGGTCACTCaccattaaaaatacttctggcCTCCAGAAGCCTTGGGCCTCCGCCTCAGACAAATGATTCAATCACCCCCTGCCAGAGGCATTCTCCAAATATATCCAGTTTCCAATACTATGTACGTCTGTTATACTTTTCCTGGAACTTTGCCATCTTGGCGGCTGTGTATCACACTGTTTTAGTAACAGTGTGCAGACTCTGACTATCATTTTTAATTTAGGGTTGTAATGTGATTTCATCATCATCAGATGTACTGCTGCTTTTAGGGTCCTTATAGATGTCAAAGCAATTTTCTGTCCAATCCTGTCCTGCCCACAATTTGCGTTGATAACTTTATTTGAAAGTTCAGTAACAAAAATATTCCCACCAAACTGAGCACCAGCCTGTCTGGGGAAAAACGAGGGTTGAGGAGACTCCAAAACTGGAGGTATCCCAAACCAAGTGGGTGGGGGTCGGGCTGGGATTTTAGGGGGGATATTTGGAGTCCCTGAGGTTTGGGGGCTCAGAGGGTACCCCAAGGATGGCAGGGATGGTAGGTTtaaggggatttggggtcccaggGTAGGTTTTGGGTTCTGAGGTTCGGGAGGGGTCTCCAAGGCATGGGGAAGGGGGGGttggggtgccagggcagggctggggtggggcGGGTCCGTTCTGGGGTCCCTCCCGCGCCCCCAGGCGCAGGCACGGCCGCTGCCGGTGCAGCGCCCCCTGCCGGTGCAGCGCCCCCTGCCGGTGCAGCGCCCCCGCGGGCCCCgcccctccctgctcagcagcgCCCCCAGcggcaggagcaggaacagcagctgggagcGCCCAGcacccccgcagccccgccccCAAATGTGGCCCCAAGCCCCGCCCCAGAGAGGGGACCCTGTTGAAGCCCATGGACGAGAGACCTCCAGAGCCCCACCCTCATGGGGGTACTAAGCCCCACCCCCCACAGGCAGCCCTACCCACGTTCAAGCCACCTCTAAGCCCCGCCCCCAAAGCCCTGACCCCCGCTCCAAAAGCGAATGCCCTAAGCGCCACCCCCTGGGTGATCCCTCCACCACCACCATACATGGAACGCTTTAGGCCCCAAGACCTTCCTGGCCCCCATCCCAGGTGCCCTCACCCAAAACAGTCTCAAAGCCCTTCTCCCTGTGGGTTCTTCTCCCCTACAGGGTTCCCCCCTGTGGTGCctcacccccaaatcccctccatCCTCCCCAGCATCAGCACCTAGGGGTCACAAACATTTTATTGGGGTACAGCAAAACTGGGAGGGTCTCCACTAGGGTGGAGGTCCTGGGTAGGTTTCCCTAGGACTGGCATGCTAGTGATGGGGGTTCCAGGGGGATGATGGGTCGGGGTACTCAATAACCTGAGGGGTGCTGGACTAAGGAAAGGGACCTCCACCCTGGGATGGGTCCCTGAAGGGGTTGTTTGGGATCCTGAGGTGGGGGAGTCTATGGGGTGGGTCCACGTTGGGGGTCTTGGGGGACCCCATGGTGGGGGGGTCTCAGCATGACGGTCCCATGGGAGGTCCCAGTAAGATAAGGGGTGTGAGACTGTCAAGAGAGACCCCCCAGGGGGTCCCCATTCAGATGCCCCCCCCCTCAGGTCCCCGCAGGCGCCGGGCCAGCTGTAGATCCTTGGGGTACAGGGTGACTCGGCGGGCGTGCAGTGAACACAGGTACGCGTCTTCCAGCAGCCGCACCATGAAGgcctctgctgcctgtgtcCCAAAACCTGAGGGAGGGTCCCTAAAGCCCCCCAGCATGCCCCGACCCCCACACCTCCCCCCGAGGGcagagacccccccccccccccccgccaaaCACACACCCGGGGCGCAGGGTCCCTCCAAACCCACCCATGGATGACTGTGGGGACCGAAAAACCTTGTGCCTGTAAATGTCTTGGGGGGATCAACACCCAGTGACCCACCCTCAATCCCCAACAGACACCGGGAATAAGGGGAATAAGGGAACCTCCCCCCCCACCAGTGACCCTCTCAACATCCATGGAACCCTGTCCCAGAACCCATAGACTATTCCCCCCAGCCAGTGGAAACCCTCCTAGactccccctctgctcccatcACACACACCCAACAAACCTCTCGGCCTCATCCAAACACCCAAAGAGACCTTCCTgggcctccccagccccccagagacacccccagcacacacagccccccCTGCAGCATCCACAGGACCCCCTCCCCCAACCCCCATGGAAACCTTCTCCATACCCAGGAGAtcccctcagccccctccccacccccctgAGTCCCCTGGacaccctgcagcacccacaggacCCCTCCAGTCCCTCTGTGAACCCCCTCCACCCCACCTGGGCCCTCGAGCCCTacctcctgcagtgccagcagagccatGCGCTGCCAGCGGTAATCGACCCCGCGGGTGAAGACTAGGCAGAGCTCCCGCACCTGCGGCAGGGAGGGCACGGGGAGGGGGGCACATGAGGGCAGCGGGGTCACAGGAGTGATTCCCACACAGGAGTGAGGGGACATTGGGACAACGTGGAGGGGATATGGGGGCATTGGGGccatcccaggctggagctACAACCATGGCAACACCCTGGAGACGTGGAGACACTGCCCTGGGACATCCCAGGGACCTGGGGACACCCTTGTGGCCACCCTGGAGACactctggggacaccccagggagAGGAACAGTGGGGACAGGAACACCTGGGTATACACTGGGGAGTGGGGATGTGCGAAAATCCTGatggggacaccctgggatCTCCCAGGTGGGATGCAGGGGGAAAGCACCACTCTGGGAACATCTTGAGAACACCCTCGGCCACGGGAACATGGGGACActcccctggggacacccaaATGCGACAGAGGGGcacagtgccagcacagcaggagcactcAATCCATGCAGCCTCTGAAGGCGGCAGGACACAAGGATGTCTGGAACCACAGAAGGACATTGGGGGACATGCAAGGATGTTGTGGGAGGACAGGCCCACCATGTCACGGGGATGGGGAGGACACGGGTATGGGGAGGGCTGGAACAGGGTTGAGGGGGGGCCCTGGGGGAAAGGGACGGTCCTGAGGAGTCCCAGGGGGTGATCTGGAGTTCTGGGGGGTAACTTGGTAGGTCTGTAGGGGGTTGGAAAATCCCAGTGGGTTTTTGGGATGGGGTCTAAGGGAAGGTTGGAGGGTTCCCGGTTGGATTTCAGGGGGCCcagggtggatttggggttggatTTGAAGGGGTCCGAGGGATTGTTTAAAGGGTCCCAGTGGGTATTTGGAAGAGTCCTGTGGGGAGCTGAAAGGTCACAGGGTGGATTTGAAGGCTCTGGGGGAAGTTGCAGGGTCTGAAAGGGTTGATCTGGGGTGTCCTGGGACAGGTCTGGGGATCCCAGGAGAGGGGATCCAGAGTGGTTTGGAAGATTCCAGACAATGTTGGAGGTTCTGGGGTGAAACTGTGGGGGGGGTCCTGGAGGGGTCCCAAAGTAGATTTTATGGGTATCTGAGATGCTCTGTGTGGTCCCAGGGGAGTTTGACAGTCCAtggggggtgctggggaggttCTGTGGGGGAAATTTGAGTGTCTTAGGATTTTAGGGTGCAGGAGTGTTCATTTTGGGATGTGGGGGGTTCTCACCAGGCGTGCGAAAGGGCCGGGGCGCAGCAGCAGGCGGGTGCTGCTCTGGTACTTGCGGATCTCCTGCAATGCCCGCTGACCTGGGCGGCGCCCTGCGAGGGCATAGGATAGAGGTCTGTGGGGGCTTTAGGGGATCTATTTGGCCTTGGGGAGGGCACAGATGGGGGGCTCTGAAGGAACATGGGGGGTATGGGAGATCTATAGGGCCTGGTGGAACACAGGGGGCTATAGGGGATCTATGGGCAGCTATAGGAgccggggggacaggggaaaGCTGTGGGGGTTATAAGGGATCTGTAAGGTCTGGGGGGACATTGTGGGTATGAGGGATCTAAAGGGAGCTACAGTGATGACCAATATAGGGGAGTTATAGAGCACAGGGATTATGGAGGTAGGGGGGCTATAGGGGAGAGGGAGTGTGGGGTGACTATAGGTGATGGAAGCATATAGGGCTATATAGGGCACCGGCTGGATGCGGAGGACAACAACAGGGGGAGTCCATAGGAATGCTCTAGAGGGGGGCCTAAAAGGGGGCTCGATGTAGGAGGTCCATAAGGGGTGTCTATAAGGGGAGTCCCCCGCCCCTCACTCACTGCGTGCCCGCGGCCGGGGCGATGGGGGGGCTGGGGAACCGCCGCGCCGTCGGGGGGTAGGTTTGGGGCGGGGCATGGCGTGGCCGAGTCCGCCGCAGGGTCAGGGCGAGTCCAGGAGGGGACCCGGCGGCCGGGAAGGGGCAGTCAGGGCGGGCTCAGGTGTCCGGGACCCCCACGCCACTCCCGGGTATCCCCAAGTCCCGCTCCCCGCCAGTGACGTCACGCCTGGGATCCGCCGCGCCGTTCAAATCTCCCGCCGCGCCGTTCAAATCTCCCGCCGCGCCGTTCAAATCTCCCGCCGCGCCGCTCGTGACGTCATTTCTCTCCCCACGCCAATCGGGACGCGCGGCCGCTGTGCGCCGCCGCACTCCGCGACTCGATGGCGCCGCGCCCGCCGAGGGCTCATTAGCATAACTCTGCATGGCCCCGCCCCCGGGCACCCCGCGCCTCGGTGCTCCCGGGGTAGTCTCAGTTACCGTCCCAATGCGGTGCCAGTACAGGCTCTGTAATCGTCCTAGTGTGATCTCGGTCACTCCCAGTGTGGTTCCCGTTGCTCCCGGTCATCTGCATAGTTCCAGTTACTCCCAGAATGACCCCAGTATGATTCCAGTCAACTGCAATATGATTCTAGTGCTTTTCAGTCACTCCTCGTGTGAGTCCAGTATGATCAAAACGACTCCCAGAATGATCCCTGTCACAGCCCCAACGGTCCAAATCAATTCCTGTCCCTACTAGAGTgatcccagtcactcccagtattATACCAGTTGCCCCCAGTGTGGTTCCACACACTCCCACTACGAACCCAGCATGGTTCCAGTTGTCCCCTCCTGTATGACCCTAGTTGCCCCAGTTGTGGTCCCAGTACCCCCAACATGGTTCCAGCATCTTCCATTTGCTCCCAGTGTGTCTTCAGTTGGCTCCCAACATGGTCCCAGTAGCTCCCCATGCCTTCCAGTACCCAGTAGGGGTCAGTCAAGGATTACAACTGTCCATGAAATCCACTGGGATAAGCAGATTGGGGCGTTAGTGAACTCATGGTGGCCCATGTGGGCTTTGGGGTCTCATGAGGACATTGCCTCACAGACCTCCCAGTTAAGCACGAGTTTTCCCAGTGAGCCACCACACTCCTCATTTGACTCATCAAGCCTCCCAGTTGCCCCTAGTTGTCCACCCAGGCCAGATGTTGAACAGGACTGGCCCCaacactgagccctggggaacccagcagtgcccaccCCCAGCTGGCTGTGGCCCCATTCCCACTCTTTCTTGGCCTGGCCACCAGCCAGGTGTTCCCAGTGAGAGACACCTGTCCCAGCCGCGAGCTGTAGGTGCtccaggagaggcagggagatgGAGGCAGCGCCAAAGgctttgctgagctgcaggcagaCACACCCACACATGTCCAACACCCACCagggccacctgggcacagcaggagatCAGGTGAGTCAGGCAGTACCTGCCTTTCCCAAGCCCTGGCTGATCCCAGTGCCCTGGTTTTCTTGTCCATGCTGTGGGTTCCCCCAGGGAATCTGttccagggctgtcccagcaccAAGGCCTGGAGTTTGCTAGATCCTTCTGGCCCTGGTCTCAGTGGCTGATAGTCATCTCCAGTATGGTTCCAGTCATTCCCTGTATGATCCTAGTCACTCCCACTATGATAAAAGTATGATTCCAGCGTGGTCCCAGTTGCTTCCATTTACCCCCAGTATGATTCCCCTTTCTCCCTGTCACTCTCCAGCATGGTTCCAGTCGTTCCCTGTATGATCCTAGTTACCCCAGTTGctcccagtatggtcccagTAGCTCACGGTGCCTCCCCATGGCCAGTGGGGGTCAGTTGAGGGCTGCAGCTGTCCATAAAATCCATTTGGGGGAAAAGGACTCACAGGTGATGTGGGGGGATATGGAGGGACATGGAGGCACTGTCCTGCTGTAACTgaaactgcaagaaaaacaaaaactctgcAACAACATTTCTACTTTAAGAGAATTAAGGCATGA
This genomic interval from Motacilla alba alba isolate MOTALB_02 chromosome 7, Motacilla_alba_V1.0_pri, whole genome shotgun sequence contains the following:
- the CENPA gene encoding histone H3-like centromeric protein A, translating into MPRPKPTPRRRGGSPAPPSPRPRARRRRPGQRALQEIRKYQSSTRLLLRPGPFARLVRELCLVFTRGVDYRWQRMALLALQEAAEAFMVRLLEDAYLCSLHARRVTLYPKDLQLARRLRGPEGGGI